CGCGTCAAGTGTTCTATTCCGGCTTCCATATCAAGCACCACGGCCTCGTCCCTTTCAAGGACAAGGTGACTGATGAGAGCCTTTATGAGCGAGTTTTCCGGGCAGAAACAGCCGGTCTTGTTAGTATATTTCCCTATCTGCATTATCCTTATCCCGTCAAAGTCCAGTGAATATTTGTCCGGCAGGTCGTTTACGAAAGGGTTCAGTTTGAAAAGCCCGCCGTCGGCGGCGGTCCTTTCTTTTATCATCTCTTTCAATCCGGATATTGACTGCAACTCCGCTTTGGCGTCAAAGAGAGTCAGTAGATTGCTGTCCGGGTCGCAGTCTATCGCGAGGACCTTGAATCCTCTTTCTTTCAGGATAACCGCAAGAAGAGCGGCGATTGTCGTCTTTCCGCTGCCGCCTTTTCCCGATACCGCTATTTTCATCGTATTCCTCTTCCTTTTTTACAATCCGCGATCGCTAACCCGAATGATTCATACTCTTAACGACAAAATGCTGGAACACTTTGCAAATCCCAATACTTGTTTTCATTTTACAGAAAAAAGGATGTGGTTGTCAATTTTCGGAAAAAGGGAAAAGGGGAAAAGGGGACGTCCTTAATATTCTTTATTCCTGAGGCAGAGCTTCTTCAGGGGAAAACGGGGACGGTTCTGGTTTTCCTTACGCGGCGGAATTCATATATTCTTTCAGCGTCAGAAAATCCATGTCAAACTGCTTCTCGGAGCGCTTTATCAGTTTTTTTGAATGATCATCCAGCAGCGGCTGAAAATTCACGGTCCAGTCAAGCTTGAAATCCCCTATGTTGATGTGATTGTCCGTCCATGTTTTGGAATCGCCCGCATGAATATCCTCCAGACGGAACCGCAGCGGAAAAAGAACCTTTCTTGTTCTCAGTTCGGGGATAAAAATAAGTTTTTTTTCGTCTTTGTATTTTTTAGCTATTTTGGCAAAGCCCACAACACCCCGCACCGGCCTTATGGCATAGAACCAGAGAATGTCTCCGGGCCTGGCGGCAAGATATAAGGGCCTGTCCTTTTCCGAAACCGCCGCAAGGGGCGGAGAATGTTTCAGCCCCGTGCGCCAGTTTTCCTTTATGTCAATTTTTATCCAGTGGCTCAACGGCGTTGCGCTCCGAAAAATAATTCCCTCACGGCAAAAAATCTCTTATTTGATTATGACCTCTTCCAGAATGACAGACTCCAGCGGCCTGTCGCCGGAACCAGTCTTCACCGCTTCTATCTTTTTGACCACATCCATCCCCTCAATGACCTCGCCGAATATCGTGTGGCGGTTGTTGAGCCATGGCGTGGGAACAGTCGTTATAAAGAACTGGCTTCCGTTGGTGCCGGGGCCTGAATTGGCCATTGCCAGAAGTCCCAGCCTGTCAAAAACAAGGCTCCCGTCGAACTCGTCTTTAAAGCGGTACCCGGGGCCGCCCGTGCCGTTTCCCATGGGACATCCGCCCTGTATCATGAAATTCTTTATTATCCTGTGAAATATCAGGCCGTTGTAAAAAGGCCGCTTGACCTGCTGGCGGGTCCTCGGGTCCATAAACATCTTGTCGCCCTTCGCCAGATCGACAAAATTCTCAACAGTGACAGGCGCTTTGTCAGGATAGAGTTTAATAACTATTTCTCCGAGCGGCTCGTCGCCGTGGCGGATCTTCATAACAGCCCGCAGTTCTTTCTTTTCAGCTATCTTTTCTTTCACAAGGGTCTCCTCAGCCGGGGGGGATATTTCGACAGGCGCCGAAGGACTTTCCTGCTTCAGCCCGCCGCAGCCGGCGATAAAAAACACAACAGCAAAACCAATTTTTGAAATAATTTTCATATTTTTTCAATCCTCCGCATATTTTTTGTTTTTCATTATAACAAAAAAGCCGGAATGGACAAGCCCATCTGAAAATTTTGGCGGAAAAAGGGCTTTTCTGCTATCATTGTCACGAACATGAAAGATTACCCCGAACTGACAGAGATCTTCACCCGCGGCGGCATGGTCGACACAGGCATGGAAAATTATGAGATCCGCGATGAACAGCTCGACATGGCTCTGCGCATAGAAGAGTCTCTGGCGACCAACGAACATCTCATAATCGAGGCGGGAACAGGCATAGGCAAAAGTCTCGCCTATCTCGTGCCGCTGATAATATACGCGAAGACAAAGCGCAAAAGAGCCATTGTCGCCACATACACGAAAACCCTGCAGGAACAGCTCACAAAAAAAGACCTGCCTTTTCTGCTGAATGCCCTGCCTTTTAAATTCAATTTCGCGCTATGTCTGGGAAGCGCCAACTACCTTTGCCTGCGGCGCCTCCACAAGAGCCGCCAGCTCGGACTTTTTAAAGATGACGACGAGCTCAGGGAATGGGATGAAATAGCGCGATGGAGCAGAAAAACAAAAACGGGTGTCAAACTCGACGCCGAATTCAAAATCAGCGATAAGATATGGATGGAAG
This sequence is a window from Candidatus Omnitrophota bacterium. Protein-coding genes within it:
- a CDS encoding AAA family ATPase — its product is MKIAVSGKGGSGKTTIAALLAVILKERGFKVLAIDCDPDSNLLTLFDAKAELQSISGLKEMIKERTAADGGLFKLNPFVNDLPDKYSLDFDGIRIMQIGKYTNKTGCFCPENSLIKALISHLVLERDEAVVLDMEAGIEHLTRGVVAGVDMLFLIVEPEIKSIETARKIKELAEKLGVRHIEIIANKIWDESDKDYLRGKVGKIDFAGFISYNPNLRKERGKLKDTVQIKKELEKILDSLKSVLKEQSFDGDETRLPPR
- a CDS encoding peptidylprolyl isomerase, with amino-acid sequence MKIRHGDEPLGEIVIKLYPDKAPVTVENFVDLAKGDKMFMDPRTRQQVKRPFYNGLIFHRIIKNFMIQGGCPMGNGTGGPGYRFKDEFDGSLVFDRLGLLAMANSGPGTNGSQFFITTVPTPWLNNRHTIFGEVIEGMDVVKKIEAVKTGSGDRPLESVILEEVIIK